The DNA region ATATGAACAAAAACCACTGTCCTAGTCTCCCTTGAACATGAATAATTGAGTATAAGTCCAAATCCTATTGGAAATTTGACAAAATCATAACTGTTAatgctaaaataaaataaaaagtgtgGATCTTGATTGTTGGTGTCTGATATATATTGCACAATTCGACTCCGTTCATTATTAAGCTTGGCATATGGTGAGGTCCAAAAATGTCAGTCAAGATTCACCTCAGAAGCTTGTCATCTTGTGAGGTCCAAAAATATCAAGATTCACCTCAGAAGCTTCTCATCTTGTGGGGTCCAAAAATGTCAAGAATTTCTGTTCATTTGATCagtaaaaaacataaattcttgagATTTAATTTTCGAATTAAAGACCATTAATGACACATTAAGAGGGAGATTAAGTTATGAATTAATTGGAGATGTAGGTTATACCATCGTTGGCAGTAATAAAAACCTAGAAAAACTTTTTATTCATCATAcctatttttattgtattcgttcataatcatcaacaaacaaacactttTACACATCGTTCTAATTTCATCTTTGTTCCAATTTTATTACATGTCATCTATAAACCCCCAACTAGACTTGAAGTTAGGTATGTTGTCTCTTGGTTGTCCATCCTTCTTTACCTTGACATTGTTAGTTGAAATCGAGGATGAACACAAGTGAAAAGTGTGTGAATGCAAATTAGGCTAGcttgaaacaaaaaagattacCATTGatagggaaaaaaaatgaagcgAAGAAGTCGGTTCCTAATATAGCAGAGAATCTTGTTTGAACTAATCGAAAATGTTTTAAGTAATTTCCTGCATTATTTCTTTCCCGACTTTGTTATCTATATCTCTACAAACTATTGCTGGTGCATTTTTGCAAGTTTTGTAACGAGAACATTTTTCACTGTTCGTTCATGATGTGATCGTCTTCCTTTTCTATGTACACTTATGTGATATGACAACTTCCTTTTCtatgtatattaaattattaatagtattttggtctttttggcAATCTTATTTTAGTATTGGTGGTATAAAGACAAGAAGTTCCATTTGTGGAAAACGCAATGATATAACAACTCCTTTGATATGCTAGGAGTTCTCTATATTGTTTAGCAACTAGAAGAACCCCACTTTGTGAATTTATTACCATTATGGCAACATAGTGGTAATCATATTAATTTAAACTCGCATTCACACTTTGACTTTGGCTCATTGCCTCATTCTAGGCTTTTACAGATAAACCGAGATTTTATTTATACCAAAAAGGACATTACCCAAGTTTGACATTTGATTTGGCGTTCGGAAAATTAAgttaaaaaggtaaataaatataactaagAGAGATAACCTATTAgtttaaagagatttaaaagtGTAAGAGTCTATGTAATGTCCGCGGAGTTCGAGTTGGAAGATCCTTAACAGAGAAACCAAAAGGGTCAAATTCAACGGTGCAATTGTTATCCGTAACGAatagacaaacaaaaattaaatttttgatcaTAGAAAGACATACAACAACATTTTTCAAAGATAGAGGCCGAGAATAAGAAGGATACTCCCATTACCCATTGTAGTGACAGGTGCAAGAGAACCATTACCGACCTTGATCAGAGGAAGAGAACCTAAATTAAAGATAGGATGTAGAGTACTTTGTTGTTGTGTGACGTGGGTGGTTGCACCAGAATCCATGACCCAAGCTGGATCATACGGGTCTTGCAGACTCATTGTGTACAGGTCCGTAGATCCACATCTTGATAAAACCATTGTGTTATGTCGACGAAGCAAGAGCGGCGGGCGTCGGGGAGGAGGATCCATCAAGGTGGCCTAAGTCGCCATAAGTGAGACAGTGAGTCTCGAACATCTCTCTCCAAGTGTCGTAGTTGAGTTTGTCTATGTCCAGGACAATTGGTATGTAAGCACGAATCTGAGAGATGTCGAATGGCTTGTCATTCTTTGGAGGAGACGTGGTAGCCaagataagagagaaaagaggagaGGAAGGGAGACAAGAAAGAGATCATGGGAGATcgaagtgaaagaagaagaagaggaaaagagagcGGAGCAGGATCGAGAAGTAGcacaaaaccctagaaaatttAGCAGGTTTTTTGTCGCAAAtttgataccatgtaagagTCTTTGTAATCACCGTGAGGAGGTTGTGTTATTGATACATGCATATATAGTGTACAAACGTATCCTAACTACCAAAGATATGATATACATCAGTAAAGATATGGATAAGTACATATCTAATCTAACACAAACCACATGTTATCCTCTCTCTAATTTCATCTCCTACTTAAAACTCTTTATATTATCACCAAAATGCTTTTCACTTCATCTATGAGCCTCTTTCTTACAACTTCTAAATAATTTTCATGCATTAATAACACCACCAACCAAAGCATTTGCTTCAGCTAATTCGACTCACATAGTCGCAAATGCATTTCTTGCAGCAAGTCGCAATCACACTTTTATCATCCATATGCTCTTGTTGCAAATACTATTAAAGTTTAAAGCCCATAATTTTGAAACAAGAAATTTTGACTAGCTAGAGACCCTACAAAATCAATCAACATCAGAAACATAAGAGGACCCGTATCAGGAGAAACACACTGAGAGTTGCCCGTATTGTTTGTGATGTGGAAGATAACTTGTTTCCCGGAAAATCCAAAACAGGAGAAAACAAATGATTATGTTATTAACCAAAAGAAGCATAAAAAGTGTTCAACACATGCTTCATaaagaaacaaccacaaaaATGGCATCATACCTCAAAAGCCCATAGATTGCTAAATCCAAAGAGTCTCGTCTTTCCTATTTTCGTGGTCTCGTGAGGTCGCTAAAAGCACTTGATTTAGTCGTTAAACTACGAAACTAACCAACAGGTCACGAGTGCAAATGTTCCAAAAGGCACGAGGTTAATTATGTAATCAGAGTCGCGAACACGAGCCGAGCAATTGGAGTGGCTCGTGGCTCGCTCGTGGTTTTGTTTGCCTAAAACACACCATTGAGCTGAAATTACGAAGGAGGTCATGCATGTGTACACGTGGCATACTATGGTTAGTGGTTAAATAAAAGTCAATGGAGCTACACCAGGCTAATATGGTCAgataggtatttttttttttttttctctcaattgGGCTTTTTACGGGAATggataataaaaaagagagatgcTCGATCTCCCCAAATTAGAGTAAACCCTAATCGTTTCTTCTgtagctttctctctctctctctctctctctggaagaagaagaagaagaagaagaaggggatcCAAGGAACCTTGAGTGTGTGTGTATTTGCCGTTTCTTGacttgtagttttttttttctcgtgaatctctctctttgtctgtGATTTCTTCGGCGAAGAGAGACATAGATCGGATATGGCGGCTGAGAATACGGGTGCGAAATCGAGCCCCGGTGCGGATTCTTACGTTGGGAGCTTGATTAGTTTGACGTCTAAGAGCGAGATCAGATACGAAGGGATCCTTTACAATATTAATACAGATGAATCTAGTATCGGACTTCAAAACGGTACGATTTCGTTTTCCACTTCTCCGTTGTTGGATAATTTAATTAGATGCGTAGTCTGATTCCGGTGGTGTGTTCTCTTTCTGATTTGGTAGAaactcaattgtttttttttgtttggttagtcTTGTGAAATTTTGCTCCAATCTTGAACTGTTTTAGCTCGATTTGAAAGAGATGTTGTTCTTGTGCTTGGAATTCATGAAAAAAGAAGTGTTCATGTCTACTATCCAAGCTATTGAATTGTAATTGTGATGCCTTTTGAAACTATTGGTTGAGCAAGAAAGCTTAGTCTTAAGTGGTCGATGGGGTAGTTTTTGGTGAGGTTGATTTTTTCTGATCCCTGAAAATTTCTCCTGTGTGTAGTTCGATCATTTGGAACTGAAGGAAGGAAAAAAGATGGTCCGCAAGTTCCTCCAAGTGAAAAAGTTTATGAGTACATATTGTTCCGTGGAACTGATATCAAGGTATCCCCAGCAGGATTATTATGCTAATCATTTTATTAGTGTCGTCAGCCTCCACACTTTGGACTCTAATTGGTCTTGTTGTTGGCAGGATTTGCAAGTCAAAGCTTCTCCACCAGTTCAGCCTCCTCCACCTACTATAAATAATGACCCTGCTATAATTCAGGTGAATGTTAGAAATGTTGTAGGATATTATTTTCTGTGATTTTACAGTCAATTGATTCGTCCTCATTCTCCACTCTTCATTGTTTTGCAGTCTCACTTCCCTGGCCCGATTCCAACATCTGGTAGCTTGCCTTCTACCGCGAGTGGGTTACTGCCTGACATTAATTCTCATAATGGACAACCTGGACAACATGGGATGGGATTTCAAAACTCGATGCCCTTGTATCAGCCTAGTGGAAATCTTGCTTCATGGGGAGCATCGCCACAACCGCCAATGTATTGGCAAGGATTCTACACCCCACCTCCCAGTGGCCTTCCCCAATTGCATCAACAGTCTCTGATTCGACCCCCTCATGGGCTGCCAATGCCCAATTCTCTGCAGCAACCCCTGCAATATCCTAACTTTAATACCCCTCCACCTACTGGTCCATCAAATATGCAGGGTTCGAGCTTGCCAGAACCACCCTCGTCATTATTTCCTTTTAGTACTAGTTCTCAAATTCTAGCACCTAGTTCATTGCCTTTCCCTGCTCTACCACCTGTGACGCTGTCGTCAAGCCTGCAATCTACACTGCAATCAGCACCATCTCCTTCACTAGCTTCAGAGATGGCACCTCCGTTACTCTCGAACAAAGCTCCTATTACTGCGCCTCCTACCCTACCGCAGGAAACTAATGTGCTTCCCTTTTCTCTGTCAACCACTAGAGCCACAGAAGCAAGTCCTATCCTTTCACTGCCGAACAAGCCTAGTGTAGTTACTGGTCCAATTTCTCAGCCGCAGGCAACACCATTAACATCTGCTCCTGCTGCTGGAGTTTCTAGTTCCATTAGCCAAGATAAGCCAAAACCTTTGTTGGTTACTCCTGGCCAACTGCTGCAGTCTGGATCCTCTGCAGTCTCTTTGTCCCCACCCTCTACAAATGCAGATAAAGATGTTGAGGTGGTTCAAGTATCATCATCAGCTGGGTTGGAACAATCTGTTCCAGTTACATCCGAAGCCCAACCTCCAATACTGCCATTGCCTTCCTCTGCGAGGCCAACTCTGAAGgttttatatttacatatattgccAAATCTTTAATAGATATATCATGATAATCTTACCTTTGCTAATGTCAGAGATAGCTGGAATAACGTGTAACTGTTATCTAATTGAACCTGTAGTAATGCTCATTGTATTTTTCCATACTATGTCTCTTTGGCTTTGTCAAAGAAGCATGAAAATTTCTAGGTTCTTTCCTTGGTGTAGTAGATTTTGCCGTACACGTCAACCTATAAAGTCTTCTTGGTGATAACAATTTTAACTGATTTGCTGTTTTNAGATGGCACCTCCGTTACTCTCGAACAAAGCTCCTATTACTGCGCCTCCTACCCTACCGCAGGAAACTAATGTGCTTCCCTTTTCTCTGTCAACCACTAGAGCCACAGAAGCAAGTCCTATCCTTTCACTGCCGAACAAGCCTAGTGTAGTTACTGGTCCAATTTCTCAGCCGCAGGCAACACCATTAACATCTGCTCCTGCTGCTGGAGTTTCTAGT from Camelina sativa cultivar DH55 chromosome 3, Cs, whole genome shotgun sequence includes:
- the LOC104776680 gene encoding protein decapping 5 isoform X1, with the translated sequence MAAENTGAKSSPGADSYVGSLISLTSKSEIRYEGILYNINTDESSIGLQNVRSFGTEGRKKDGPQVPPSEKVYEYILFRGTDIKDLQVKASPPVQPPPPTINNDPAIIQSHFPGPIPTSGSLPSTASGLLPDINSHNGQPGQHGMGFQNSMPLYQPSGNLASWGASPQPPMYWQGFYTPPPSGLPQLHQQSLIRPPHGLPMPNSLQQPLQYPNFNTPPPTGPSNMQGSSLPEPPSSLFPFSTSSQILAPSSLPFPALPPVTLSSSLQSTLQSAPSPSLASEMAPPLLSNKAPITAPPTLPQETNVLPFSLSTTRATEASPILSLPNKPSVVTGPISQPQATPLTSAPAAGVSSSISQDKPKPLLVTPGQLLQSGSSAVSLSPPSTNADKDVEVVQVSSSAGLEQSVPVTSEAQPPILPLPSSARPTLKPNGHSFPTHNGYRGRGRGRGRGAGRSHQVMKFTEDFDFTAMNEKFNKDEVWGHLGKSSTLDGDEDDDSPIVDEAELPKIEVKPVYNKDDFFDSLSSNNIDRESQNARPRFSEQRKLDTETFGEFARFRGGRGGRGGYGRNGYSRGGYGGRGYGGYGGRGGGGGGGYGYGGRGQGRGVSNRTS
- the LOC104776680 gene encoding protein decapping 5 isoform X2, with translation MAAENTGAKSSPGADSYVGSLISLTSKSEIRYEGILYNINTDESSIGLQNVRSFGTEGRKKDGPQVPPSEKVYEYILFRGTDIKDLQVKASPPVQPPPPTINNDPAIIQSHFPGPIPTSGSLPSTASGLLPDINSHNGQPGQHGMGFQNSMPLYQPSGNLASWGASPQPPMYWQGFYTPPPSGLPQLHQQSLIRPPHGLPMPNSLQQPLQYPNFNTPPPTGPSNMQGSSLPEPPSSLFPFSTSSQILAPSSLPFPALPPVTLSSSLQSTLQSAPSPSLASEMAPPLLSNKAPITAPPTLPQETNVLPFSLSTTRATEASPILSLPNKPSVVTGPISQPQATPLTSAPAAGVSSSISQDKPKPLLVTPGQLLQSGSSAVSLSPPSTNADKDVEVVQVSSSAGLEQSVPVTSEAQPPILPLPSSARPTLKPNGHSFPTHNGYRGRGRGRGRGAGRSHQVMKFTEDFDFTAMNEKFNKDEVWGHLGKSSTLDGDEDDDSPIVDEAELPKIEVKPVYNKDDFFDSLSSNNIDRESQNARPRFSEQRKLDTETFGEFARFRGGRGGRGGYGRNGYSRGGYGGRGYGGYGGRGGGGGGGYGYGGRGQGRGVSNRTS